The following proteins come from a genomic window of Notamacropus eugenii isolate mMacEug1 chromosome X, mMacEug1.pri_v2, whole genome shotgun sequence:
- the ZIC3 gene encoding zinc finger protein ZIC 3 isoform X2 — protein MTMLLDGGPQFPSLGVGSFGAPRHHEMPNREAAGMGLSPFGDASHAAAAAFKLSPAAAHDLSSGQSSAFTPQGSGYANALGPHHHHHHHHHHHAGQVPSYGGAAAAFNSTRDFLFRQRGSGLGEASSGGGQHGLFAGSPGSLHGPPGIAEPPGYLLFPGLPEQSPSHPSPTAHVDNNQVHLGLRGELFGRPDPYRAVGSPRTDPYAAGAQFHNYPPMNVNMGMNVAAAAAAHHGPGAFFRYMRQPIKQELACKWLEETQLGRPKKSCDRTFSTMHELVTHVTMEHVGGPEQNNHICYWEECPREGKSFKAKYKLVNHIRVHTGEKPFPCPFPGCGKIFARSENLKIHKRTHTGEKPFKCEFEGCDRRFANSSDRKKHMHVHTSDKPYICKVCDKSYTHPSSLRKHMKRCN, from the exons ATGACGATGCTACTGGACGGAGGACCGCAATTCCCCTCGCTGGGAGTCGGGAGCTTCGGAGCCCCGCGCCACCATGAGATGCCCAACCGGGAGGCGGCAGGAATGGGGCTCAGTCCTTTCGGGGACGCTTCGCATGCCGCGGCCGCAGCCTTCAAGCTGAGCCCAGCAGCGGCGCACGACCTGTCCTCGGGCCAGAGTTCGGCGTTCACCCCGCAGGGCTCGGGCTATGCCAACGCCCTGggtccccaccaccaccaccatcaccaccatcatcaccacgcCGGTCAGGTGCCCTCGTACGGGGGAGCCGCGGCCGCCTTCAACTCCACGCGCGACTTTCTGTTCCGCCAGCGAGGCTCGGGCCTCGGGGAGGCGAGTTCCGGGGGCGGCCAGCATGGGCTGTTCGCTGGCTCGCCGGGGAGCCTACACGGGCCCCCGGGCATCGCGGAGCCCCCGGGCTACTTGCTCTTCCCGGGGCTGCCCGAGCAGAGTCCCAGTCACCCATCGCCCACGGCCCACGTGGACAACAACCAGGTGCACTTGGGGCTGCGAGGAGAGCTGTTCGGCCGTCCTGACCCTTACCGCGCAGTGGGCAGTCCTCGTACCGACCCGTACGCCGCGGGCGCCCAGTTCCACAACTACCCCCCGATGAACGTGAACATGGGCATGAACgtggcggcagcggcggcggcgcaCCACGGCCCGGGCGCCTTCTTTCGCTACATGCGCCAGCCCATCAAGCAGGAGCTGGCGTGCAAATGGCTCGAGGAGACACAGTTGGGCCGGCCCAAGAAGAGCTGCGACCGGACCTTCAGCACCATGCACGAGCTGGTGACGCACGTCACCATGGAGCATGTCGGGGGGCCGGAGCAGAACAACCACATCTGCTACTGGGAGGAGTGCCCTCGGGAAGGCAAGTCCTTCAAAGCGAAATACAAACTAGTCAACCACATCCGCGTGCACACAGGCGAGAAGCCCTTTCCCTGCCCCTTCCCGGGCTGTGGCAAGATCTTCGCCCGCTCCGAGAATCTCAAGATTCACAAAAGGACGCACACAG GTGAGAAACCCTTTAAATGTGAATTTGAAGGCTGTGATAGACGCTTTGCAAACAGTAGTGACCGAAAGaagcacatgcatgtgcatactTCCGACAAGCCCTATATCTGTAAAGTGTGTGACAAGTCTTATACACATCCCAGCTCTCTTAGGAAACACATGAAG
- the ZIC3 gene encoding zinc finger protein ZIC 3 isoform X1 yields MTMLLDGGPQFPSLGVGSFGAPRHHEMPNREAAGMGLSPFGDASHAAAAAFKLSPAAAHDLSSGQSSAFTPQGSGYANALGPHHHHHHHHHHHAGQVPSYGGAAAAFNSTRDFLFRQRGSGLGEASSGGGQHGLFAGSPGSLHGPPGIAEPPGYLLFPGLPEQSPSHPSPTAHVDNNQVHLGLRGELFGRPDPYRAVGSPRTDPYAAGAQFHNYPPMNVNMGMNVAAAAAAHHGPGAFFRYMRQPIKQELACKWLEETQLGRPKKSCDRTFSTMHELVTHVTMEHVGGPEQNNHICYWEECPREGKSFKAKYKLVNHIRVHTGEKPFPCPFPGCGKIFARSENLKIHKRTHTGEKPFKCEFEGCDRRFANSSDRKKHMHVHTSDKPYICKVCDKSYTHPSSLRKHMKVHESQGSDSSPAASSGYESATPPAIASANSKESAKTPPSAVQTSTSHNPGLPPNFNEWYV; encoded by the exons ATGACGATGCTACTGGACGGAGGACCGCAATTCCCCTCGCTGGGAGTCGGGAGCTTCGGAGCCCCGCGCCACCATGAGATGCCCAACCGGGAGGCGGCAGGAATGGGGCTCAGTCCTTTCGGGGACGCTTCGCATGCCGCGGCCGCAGCCTTCAAGCTGAGCCCAGCAGCGGCGCACGACCTGTCCTCGGGCCAGAGTTCGGCGTTCACCCCGCAGGGCTCGGGCTATGCCAACGCCCTGggtccccaccaccaccaccatcaccaccatcatcaccacgcCGGTCAGGTGCCCTCGTACGGGGGAGCCGCGGCCGCCTTCAACTCCACGCGCGACTTTCTGTTCCGCCAGCGAGGCTCGGGCCTCGGGGAGGCGAGTTCCGGGGGCGGCCAGCATGGGCTGTTCGCTGGCTCGCCGGGGAGCCTACACGGGCCCCCGGGCATCGCGGAGCCCCCGGGCTACTTGCTCTTCCCGGGGCTGCCCGAGCAGAGTCCCAGTCACCCATCGCCCACGGCCCACGTGGACAACAACCAGGTGCACTTGGGGCTGCGAGGAGAGCTGTTCGGCCGTCCTGACCCTTACCGCGCAGTGGGCAGTCCTCGTACCGACCCGTACGCCGCGGGCGCCCAGTTCCACAACTACCCCCCGATGAACGTGAACATGGGCATGAACgtggcggcagcggcggcggcgcaCCACGGCCCGGGCGCCTTCTTTCGCTACATGCGCCAGCCCATCAAGCAGGAGCTGGCGTGCAAATGGCTCGAGGAGACACAGTTGGGCCGGCCCAAGAAGAGCTGCGACCGGACCTTCAGCACCATGCACGAGCTGGTGACGCACGTCACCATGGAGCATGTCGGGGGGCCGGAGCAGAACAACCACATCTGCTACTGGGAGGAGTGCCCTCGGGAAGGCAAGTCCTTCAAAGCGAAATACAAACTAGTCAACCACATCCGCGTGCACACAGGCGAGAAGCCCTTTCCCTGCCCCTTCCCGGGCTGTGGCAAGATCTTCGCCCGCTCCGAGAATCTCAAGATTCACAAAAGGACGCACACAG GTGAGAAACCCTTTAAATGTGAATTTGAAGGCTGTGATAGACGCTTTGCAAACAGTAGTGACCGAAAGaagcacatgcatgtgcatactTCCGACAAGCCCTATATCTGTAAAGTGTGTGACAAGTCTTATACACATCCCAGCTCTCTTAGGAAACACATGAAG GTTCATGAATCTCAAGGGTCAGATTCCTCCCCTGCTGCCAGTTCAGGCTATGAATCTGCCACACCACCCGCTATAGCCTCTGCAAACAGTAAAGAGTCCGCTAAAACCCCTCCTTCCGCAGTTCAGACTAGCACCAGCCACAACCCGGGACTTCCTCCCAATTTTAACGAATGGTACGTCTGA